A single region of the Drosophila takahashii strain IR98-3 E-12201 chromosome 2R, DtakHiC1v2, whole genome shotgun sequence genome encodes:
- the LOC108060742 gene encoding atrial natriuretic peptide receptor 1 isoform X1, giving the protein MHFQDDVIAFIGPACAFALEPVARLAAYWNTPIITGMGDQPPSSEGELTVTSGILGRIHKWKNENTPSRYPYVLQGMFKDKSKYPTLTRMSYCQCRLILVFASVIRQFNWKHVALLVDRSELFSWTVGKNLEYGLRQEGLLKFVKELNGNEEESYDNYLKDASMYARVVILSVRGVLVRKFMLAAHSLGMTNGEWVFLDVEIFQSEYWGDKGWEMKDEHDAKARKAYEALLRVSLLQPTSPKFQDFADNVRENALYDYNYTFGEGEEVNFFIGAFYDGVYLLGMALNETLTEGGDIRDGVNITRRMWNRTFEGITGHVRIDDNGDRDADYSILDLDPINGKFSVVAHYSGVHKVYSAVHGKKIHWPGGREEPPPDIPPCGFQNSSDCLGNFSTIMYSVFGLAAFLGLVLLVICLLQKQMKLSKELNNMSWRVRPDDVLIEMGGMFGSKGGLQRLDVENISLQQFGIHSGRASVASFTSLPPQVYTTIGQFKGERVAIKKVNVKKVDLTPQLLWEIKQARDVSHENTVRFVGACIDLPRPTVLILTEYCSRGSLKDVLENEAIELDWNFRMSLIHDIVKGMNYLHNSDVAAHGKLRSCNCLIDGRFVLKISDFGLRTLTTPSDFVRDQNYYLKLLWIAPELLPLTSIPGCCPATQRGDVYSFGIILEEIVNRGGPYQEARQQMDVHTILHKVRQCSGFRPLIRERECPPDLLELMEKCWADNQEERPTFSTIRSNIRTIMKGFCENLMDDLLNRMEQYANNLESLVEEKTRQLSLEKQRTEELLYQILPRPVAQQLMAGDLVEPEEFSSVTIYFSDIVGFTELCARSSPMDVVNFLNDLYSTFDRIIGFYDVYKVETIGDAYLVVSGLPEPNGDKHAREIALMALDILQAVSSFNLRHKPEYKIQIRIGMHSGSVCAGVVGKKMPHYCLFGDTVNTASRMESTGQPGKIHVSSATKVILDKFGTFQLEQRGDVELKGKGTVTTYWLNSTTEGEARPPTPQILTTDEVPFPLLFAGMGK; this is encoded by the exons ATGCATTTCCAGGACGACGTAATCGCGTTTATTGGCCCAGCCTGCGCCTTTGCCCTTGAGCCGGTGGCACGTTTGGCCGCCTACTGGAACACGCCCATCATCACCGGCATGGGAGATCAG CCGCCTTCCTCGGAGGGTGAGCTCACGGTGACTTCCGGGATCCTGGGAAGGATACACAAGTGGAAGAACGAGAATACG CCCTCTCGATACCCTTATGTCTTGCAGGGTATGTTCAAGGACAAGTCCAAGTACCCGACTCTGACCAGGATGTCCTACTGCCAGTGCCGGCTCATCCTCGTCTTCGCCAGCGTCATCCGGCAGTTCAACTGGAAGCACGTGGCCCTGCTGGTGGACAGATCGGAGCTCTTCTCGTGGACGGTGGGCAAGAACCTGGAGTACGGACTGCGGCAGGAGGGACTTTTGAAATTCGTAAAGGAGCTCAATGGGAACGAAGAGGAAAGCTACGATAACTATCTGAAGGATGCCAGCATGTATGCCAGAG TTGTCATCCTTTCAGTTCGCGGAGTTCTGGTGCGCAAATTCATGCTAGCGGCCCACAGTCTGGGCATGACCAACGGTGAGTGGGTCTTCCTGGACGTGGAGATCTTCCAGAGCGAATATTGGGGCGACAAGGGGTGGGAGATGAAGGACGAGCACGACGCAAAGGCTCGAAAGGCGTATGAGGCCCTTTTGAGGGTCAGTCTTCTGCAGCCGACGAGTCCCAAGTTTCAGGATTTTGCAGATAATGTTAGGGAGAATGCGCTCTACGATTACAACTATACGTTTGGCGAGGGCGAGGAGGTGAACTTCTTCATTGGAGCCTTCTACGATGGTGTCTATCTCCTGGGAATGGCCTTGAATGAGACCCTCACCGAGGGTGGTGATATCCGGGATGGCGTCAATATTACGAGAAGGATGTGGAACCGCACCTTCGAGGGCATCACGGGGCATGTGCGAATCGATGATAATGGCGATCGAGATGCGGACTACTCCATTCTGGATTTGGATCCAATCAACGGAAAGTTTTCGGTGGTGGCCCACTATTCCGGTGTTCACAA AGTGTATTCAGCTGTTCATGGCAAGAAGATTCATTGGCCAGGTGGCCGCGAGGAGCCTCCGCCGGATATTCCACCCTGTGGCTTCCAGAACTCATCAGATTGCCTTGGAAACT TTTCCACCATTATGTACTCTGTATTTGGTTTGGCTGCCTTCTTGGGTCTTGTGTTACTGGTTATTTGCCTGCTCCAAAA gcAAATGAAGCTCAGCAAGGAGCTGAACAATATGTCCTGGCGTGTTCGGCCCGACGACGTCCTGATCGAGATGGGAGGCATGTTTGGCTCAAAGGGCGGATTGCAGCGCCTGGATGTGGAGAACATCTCGCTGCAGCAGTTTGGAATCCACTCAGGCCGAGCTTCGGTGGCTAGCTTCACTTCGCTACCGCCCCAGGTGTACACCACCATAGGTCAATTCAAGGGCGAGCGGGTGGCCATCAAGAAGGTGAACGTAAAGAAGGTGGACCTAACGCCGCAGCTCCTCTGGGAGATAAAGCAGGCGCGGGATGTGAGCCACGAGAATACGGTGCGATTCGTGGGCGCCTGCATCGATCTGCCAAGACCGACTGTCCTTATTTTAACGGAATATTGCTCGCGTGGGAGTCTGAAGGATGTCCTGGAGAACGAGGCCATCGAGCTGGACTGGAACTTCCGCATGTCCCTAATCCACGACATCGTCAAAGGCATGAACTACCTGCACAACAGCGATGTGGCGGCCCATGGAAAACTCAGGTCCTGCAACTGCCTCATCGACGGACGGTTTGTGCTCAAGATATCCGATTTTGGGCTGAGGACTCTGACCACTCCCTCGGATTTTGTGCGGGATCAAAACTATTATCTAA AGCTTCTGTGGATCGCCCCGGAACTTCTCCCACTGACCTCCATTCCGGGTTGCTGCCCGGCCACTCAGCGCGGCGACGTCTACTCCTTCGGCATAATTCTAGAGGAGATCGTCAATCGCGGTGGACCCTACCAGGAGGCCCGCCAGCAGATGGACGTCCATACGATCCTGCACAAGGTGCGCCAGTGCAGCGGATTTAGGCCACTCATCCGAGAACGTGAGTGTCCGCCGGATCTGCTGGAGCTCATGGAAAAATGCTGGGCGGACAACCAGGAGGAAAGGCCCACATTCTCCACGATACGCAGCAATATTCGCACCATAATGAA GGGCTTTTGTGAAAACCTAATGGACGACTTGCTGAACCGCATGGAGCAGTATGCCAACAATCTGGAGAGCCTTGTCGAGGAGAAAACCCGTCAGTTGAGCCTGGAGAAGCAGCGCACCGAGGAGCTGCTCTACCAGATCCTCCCACGTCCCGTCGCCCAGCAACTGATGGCCGGCGATCTCGTGGAGCCGGAGGAGTTCAGCAGCGTGACGATTTACTTCAGTGACATCGTCGGCTTCACCGAGCTCTGTGCCCGCAGCAGTCCCATGGATGTGGTCAACTTCCTGAACGACCTGTACAGCACCTTCGACCGGATCATTGGTTTCTACGATGTCTACAAGGTTGAGACTATTGGCGATGCGTATTTGGTGGTCTCGGGATTACCAGAGCCCAATGGCGATAAGCATGCCCGCGAGATTGCCCTGATGGCCCTGGACATTCTGCAGGCGGTCAGCTCCTTCAATCTCCGCCACAAGCCGGAGTACAAAATCCAGATTCGTATAGGGATGCACTCGGGATCCGTTTGCGCCGGAGTCGTGGGCAAGAAGATGCCTCACTACTGTTTGTTTGGGGACACCGTCAACACGGCATCGCGGATGGAGAGCACCGGCCAGCCGGGAAAGATTCATGTTTCCTCCGCCACCAAGGTTATTTTGGATAAGTTTGGAACCTTCCAGTTGGAGCAGCGCGGCGATGTTGAGCTGAAGGGCAAGGGCACCGTGACCACCTACTGGCTGAACAGCACCACCGAGGGCGAGGCACGACCGCCCACTCCCCAGATCCTCACCACCGACGAGGTGCCTTTCCCGCTGCTCTTCGCTGGGATGGGAAAGTAA
- the LOC108060742 gene encoding atrial natriuretic peptide receptor 1 isoform X3: MHLLRISIQVFFLVLAGSFTVHPNPRRNEIIWDDANKDLSLDSTTSMMWFNGSDAGPEVKMFERSREAKYHQLPRYSEAGEMGQMRVYNVGVLMASHLDSPFDLERCGPAVDLALDEINKVFLKPHNITLLKKKGSYPSCSGARAPGLAADMHFQDDVIAFIGPACAFALEPVARLAAYWNTPIITGMGDQPPSSEGELTVTSGILGRIHKWKNENTGMFKDKSKYPTLTRMSYCQCRLILVFASVIRQFNWKHVALLVDRSELFSWTVGKNLEYGLRQEGLLKFVKELNGNEEESYDNYLKDASMYARVVILSVRGVLVRKFMLAAHSLGMTNGEWVFLDVEIFQSEYWGDKGWEMKDEHDAKARKAYEALLRVSLLQPTSPKFQDFADNVRENALYDYNYTFGEGEEVNFFIGAFYDGVYLLGMALNETLTEGGDIRDGVNITRRMWNRTFEGITGHVRIDDNGDRDADYSILDLDPINGKFSVVAHYSGVHKVYSAVHGKKIHWPGGREEPPPDIPPCGFQNSSDCLGNFSTIMYSVFGLAAFLGLVLLVICLLQKQMKLSKELNNMSWRVRPDDVLIEMGGMFGSKGGLQRLDVENISLQQFGIHSGRASVASFTSLPPQVYTTIGQFKGERVAIKKVNVKKVDLTPQLLWEIKQARDVSHENTVRFVGACIDLPRPTVLILTEYCSRGSLKDVLENEAIELDWNFRMSLIHDIVKGMNYLHNSDVAAHGKLRSCNCLIDGRFVLKISDFGLRTLTTPSDFVRDQNYYLKLLWIAPELLPLTSIPGCCPATQRGDVYSFGIILEEIVNRGGPYQEARQQMDVHTILHKVRQCSGFRPLIRERECPPDLLELMEKCWADNQEERPTFSTIRSNIRTIMKGFCENLMDDLLNRMEQYANNLESLVEEKTRQLSLEKQRTEELLYQILPRPVAQQLMAGDLVEPEEFSSVTIYFSDIVGFTELCARSSPMDVVNFLNDLYSTFDRIIGFYDVYKVETIGDAYLVVSGLPEPNGDKHAREIALMALDILQAVSSFNLRHKPEYKIQIRIGMHSGSVCAGVVGKKMPHYCLFGDTVNTASRMESTGQPGKIHVSSATKVILDKFGTFQLEQRGDVELKGKGTVTTYWLNSTTEGEARPPTPQILTTDEVPFPLLFAGMGK; encoded by the exons ATGCACCTGCTTCGGATCAGCATCCAAGTTTTCTTCCTGGTGCTCGCCGGTTCCTTCACTGTCCATCCCAATCCCCGGCGCAATGAGATCATCTGGGATGATGCCAATAAGGATCTCAGTCTGGATTCCACCACCTCGATGATGTGGTTCAATGGCAGCGATGCGGGTCCCGAGGTGAAAATGTTCGAGAGGAGCAGGGAGGCCAAGTACCATCAACTTCCGAGGTACAGTGAAGCGGGTGAAATGGGCCAGATGCGTGTCTACAATGTCGGTGTACTAATGGCTTCTCATTTGG ATTCCCCATTCGATCTGGAGCGTTGTGGACCGGCCGTGGATTTGGCCCTGGACGAGATTAACAAAGTCTTCCTAAAGCCCCACAATATAACCCTGTTGAAAAAGAAGGGAAG TTACCCATCCTGCTCGGGCGCTCGGGCTCCAGGACTTGCGGCCGATATGCATTTCCAGGACGACGTAATCGCGTTTATTGGCCCAGCCTGCGCCTTTGCCCTTGAGCCGGTGGCACGTTTGGCCGCCTACTGGAACACGCCCATCATCACCGGCATGGGAGATCAG CCGCCTTCCTCGGAGGGTGAGCTCACGGTGACTTCCGGGATCCTGGGAAGGATACACAAGTGGAAGAACGAGAATACG GGTATGTTCAAGGACAAGTCCAAGTACCCGACTCTGACCAGGATGTCCTACTGCCAGTGCCGGCTCATCCTCGTCTTCGCCAGCGTCATCCGGCAGTTCAACTGGAAGCACGTGGCCCTGCTGGTGGACAGATCGGAGCTCTTCTCGTGGACGGTGGGCAAGAACCTGGAGTACGGACTGCGGCAGGAGGGACTTTTGAAATTCGTAAAGGAGCTCAATGGGAACGAAGAGGAAAGCTACGATAACTATCTGAAGGATGCCAGCATGTATGCCAGAG TTGTCATCCTTTCAGTTCGCGGAGTTCTGGTGCGCAAATTCATGCTAGCGGCCCACAGTCTGGGCATGACCAACGGTGAGTGGGTCTTCCTGGACGTGGAGATCTTCCAGAGCGAATATTGGGGCGACAAGGGGTGGGAGATGAAGGACGAGCACGACGCAAAGGCTCGAAAGGCGTATGAGGCCCTTTTGAGGGTCAGTCTTCTGCAGCCGACGAGTCCCAAGTTTCAGGATTTTGCAGATAATGTTAGGGAGAATGCGCTCTACGATTACAACTATACGTTTGGCGAGGGCGAGGAGGTGAACTTCTTCATTGGAGCCTTCTACGATGGTGTCTATCTCCTGGGAATGGCCTTGAATGAGACCCTCACCGAGGGTGGTGATATCCGGGATGGCGTCAATATTACGAGAAGGATGTGGAACCGCACCTTCGAGGGCATCACGGGGCATGTGCGAATCGATGATAATGGCGATCGAGATGCGGACTACTCCATTCTGGATTTGGATCCAATCAACGGAAAGTTTTCGGTGGTGGCCCACTATTCCGGTGTTCACAA AGTGTATTCAGCTGTTCATGGCAAGAAGATTCATTGGCCAGGTGGCCGCGAGGAGCCTCCGCCGGATATTCCACCCTGTGGCTTCCAGAACTCATCAGATTGCCTTGGAAACT TTTCCACCATTATGTACTCTGTATTTGGTTTGGCTGCCTTCTTGGGTCTTGTGTTACTGGTTATTTGCCTGCTCCAAAA gcAAATGAAGCTCAGCAAGGAGCTGAACAATATGTCCTGGCGTGTTCGGCCCGACGACGTCCTGATCGAGATGGGAGGCATGTTTGGCTCAAAGGGCGGATTGCAGCGCCTGGATGTGGAGAACATCTCGCTGCAGCAGTTTGGAATCCACTCAGGCCGAGCTTCGGTGGCTAGCTTCACTTCGCTACCGCCCCAGGTGTACACCACCATAGGTCAATTCAAGGGCGAGCGGGTGGCCATCAAGAAGGTGAACGTAAAGAAGGTGGACCTAACGCCGCAGCTCCTCTGGGAGATAAAGCAGGCGCGGGATGTGAGCCACGAGAATACGGTGCGATTCGTGGGCGCCTGCATCGATCTGCCAAGACCGACTGTCCTTATTTTAACGGAATATTGCTCGCGTGGGAGTCTGAAGGATGTCCTGGAGAACGAGGCCATCGAGCTGGACTGGAACTTCCGCATGTCCCTAATCCACGACATCGTCAAAGGCATGAACTACCTGCACAACAGCGATGTGGCGGCCCATGGAAAACTCAGGTCCTGCAACTGCCTCATCGACGGACGGTTTGTGCTCAAGATATCCGATTTTGGGCTGAGGACTCTGACCACTCCCTCGGATTTTGTGCGGGATCAAAACTATTATCTAA AGCTTCTGTGGATCGCCCCGGAACTTCTCCCACTGACCTCCATTCCGGGTTGCTGCCCGGCCACTCAGCGCGGCGACGTCTACTCCTTCGGCATAATTCTAGAGGAGATCGTCAATCGCGGTGGACCCTACCAGGAGGCCCGCCAGCAGATGGACGTCCATACGATCCTGCACAAGGTGCGCCAGTGCAGCGGATTTAGGCCACTCATCCGAGAACGTGAGTGTCCGCCGGATCTGCTGGAGCTCATGGAAAAATGCTGGGCGGACAACCAGGAGGAAAGGCCCACATTCTCCACGATACGCAGCAATATTCGCACCATAATGAA GGGCTTTTGTGAAAACCTAATGGACGACTTGCTGAACCGCATGGAGCAGTATGCCAACAATCTGGAGAGCCTTGTCGAGGAGAAAACCCGTCAGTTGAGCCTGGAGAAGCAGCGCACCGAGGAGCTGCTCTACCAGATCCTCCCACGTCCCGTCGCCCAGCAACTGATGGCCGGCGATCTCGTGGAGCCGGAGGAGTTCAGCAGCGTGACGATTTACTTCAGTGACATCGTCGGCTTCACCGAGCTCTGTGCCCGCAGCAGTCCCATGGATGTGGTCAACTTCCTGAACGACCTGTACAGCACCTTCGACCGGATCATTGGTTTCTACGATGTCTACAAGGTTGAGACTATTGGCGATGCGTATTTGGTGGTCTCGGGATTACCAGAGCCCAATGGCGATAAGCATGCCCGCGAGATTGCCCTGATGGCCCTGGACATTCTGCAGGCGGTCAGCTCCTTCAATCTCCGCCACAAGCCGGAGTACAAAATCCAGATTCGTATAGGGATGCACTCGGGATCCGTTTGCGCCGGAGTCGTGGGCAAGAAGATGCCTCACTACTGTTTGTTTGGGGACACCGTCAACACGGCATCGCGGATGGAGAGCACCGGCCAGCCGGGAAAGATTCATGTTTCCTCCGCCACCAAGGTTATTTTGGATAAGTTTGGAACCTTCCAGTTGGAGCAGCGCGGCGATGTTGAGCTGAAGGGCAAGGGCACCGTGACCACCTACTGGCTGAACAGCACCACCGAGGGCGAGGCACGACCGCCCACTCCCCAGATCCTCACCACCGACGAGGTGCCTTTCCCGCTGCTCTTCGCTGGGATGGGAAAGTAA
- the LOC108060742 gene encoding atrial natriuretic peptide receptor 1 isoform X2: MHFQDDVIAFIGPACAFALEPVARLAAYWNTPIITGMGDQPPSSEGELTVTSGILGRIHKWKNENTGMFKDKSKYPTLTRMSYCQCRLILVFASVIRQFNWKHVALLVDRSELFSWTVGKNLEYGLRQEGLLKFVKELNGNEEESYDNYLKDASMYARVVILSVRGVLVRKFMLAAHSLGMTNGEWVFLDVEIFQSEYWGDKGWEMKDEHDAKARKAYEALLRVSLLQPTSPKFQDFADNVRENALYDYNYTFGEGEEVNFFIGAFYDGVYLLGMALNETLTEGGDIRDGVNITRRMWNRTFEGITGHVRIDDNGDRDADYSILDLDPINGKFSVVAHYSGVHKVYSAVHGKKIHWPGGREEPPPDIPPCGFQNSSDCLGNFSTIMYSVFGLAAFLGLVLLVICLLQKQMKLSKELNNMSWRVRPDDVLIEMGGMFGSKGGLQRLDVENISLQQFGIHSGRASVASFTSLPPQVYTTIGQFKGERVAIKKVNVKKVDLTPQLLWEIKQARDVSHENTVRFVGACIDLPRPTVLILTEYCSRGSLKDVLENEAIELDWNFRMSLIHDIVKGMNYLHNSDVAAHGKLRSCNCLIDGRFVLKISDFGLRTLTTPSDFVRDQNYYLKLLWIAPELLPLTSIPGCCPATQRGDVYSFGIILEEIVNRGGPYQEARQQMDVHTILHKVRQCSGFRPLIRERECPPDLLELMEKCWADNQEERPTFSTIRSNIRTIMKGFCENLMDDLLNRMEQYANNLESLVEEKTRQLSLEKQRTEELLYQILPRPVAQQLMAGDLVEPEEFSSVTIYFSDIVGFTELCARSSPMDVVNFLNDLYSTFDRIIGFYDVYKVETIGDAYLVVSGLPEPNGDKHAREIALMALDILQAVSSFNLRHKPEYKIQIRIGMHSGSVCAGVVGKKMPHYCLFGDTVNTASRMESTGQPGKIHVSSATKVILDKFGTFQLEQRGDVELKGKGTVTTYWLNSTTEGEARPPTPQILTTDEVPFPLLFAGMGK; the protein is encoded by the exons ATGCATTTCCAGGACGACGTAATCGCGTTTATTGGCCCAGCCTGCGCCTTTGCCCTTGAGCCGGTGGCACGTTTGGCCGCCTACTGGAACACGCCCATCATCACCGGCATGGGAGATCAG CCGCCTTCCTCGGAGGGTGAGCTCACGGTGACTTCCGGGATCCTGGGAAGGATACACAAGTGGAAGAACGAGAATACG GGTATGTTCAAGGACAAGTCCAAGTACCCGACTCTGACCAGGATGTCCTACTGCCAGTGCCGGCTCATCCTCGTCTTCGCCAGCGTCATCCGGCAGTTCAACTGGAAGCACGTGGCCCTGCTGGTGGACAGATCGGAGCTCTTCTCGTGGACGGTGGGCAAGAACCTGGAGTACGGACTGCGGCAGGAGGGACTTTTGAAATTCGTAAAGGAGCTCAATGGGAACGAAGAGGAAAGCTACGATAACTATCTGAAGGATGCCAGCATGTATGCCAGAG TTGTCATCCTTTCAGTTCGCGGAGTTCTGGTGCGCAAATTCATGCTAGCGGCCCACAGTCTGGGCATGACCAACGGTGAGTGGGTCTTCCTGGACGTGGAGATCTTCCAGAGCGAATATTGGGGCGACAAGGGGTGGGAGATGAAGGACGAGCACGACGCAAAGGCTCGAAAGGCGTATGAGGCCCTTTTGAGGGTCAGTCTTCTGCAGCCGACGAGTCCCAAGTTTCAGGATTTTGCAGATAATGTTAGGGAGAATGCGCTCTACGATTACAACTATACGTTTGGCGAGGGCGAGGAGGTGAACTTCTTCATTGGAGCCTTCTACGATGGTGTCTATCTCCTGGGAATGGCCTTGAATGAGACCCTCACCGAGGGTGGTGATATCCGGGATGGCGTCAATATTACGAGAAGGATGTGGAACCGCACCTTCGAGGGCATCACGGGGCATGTGCGAATCGATGATAATGGCGATCGAGATGCGGACTACTCCATTCTGGATTTGGATCCAATCAACGGAAAGTTTTCGGTGGTGGCCCACTATTCCGGTGTTCACAA AGTGTATTCAGCTGTTCATGGCAAGAAGATTCATTGGCCAGGTGGCCGCGAGGAGCCTCCGCCGGATATTCCACCCTGTGGCTTCCAGAACTCATCAGATTGCCTTGGAAACT TTTCCACCATTATGTACTCTGTATTTGGTTTGGCTGCCTTCTTGGGTCTTGTGTTACTGGTTATTTGCCTGCTCCAAAA gcAAATGAAGCTCAGCAAGGAGCTGAACAATATGTCCTGGCGTGTTCGGCCCGACGACGTCCTGATCGAGATGGGAGGCATGTTTGGCTCAAAGGGCGGATTGCAGCGCCTGGATGTGGAGAACATCTCGCTGCAGCAGTTTGGAATCCACTCAGGCCGAGCTTCGGTGGCTAGCTTCACTTCGCTACCGCCCCAGGTGTACACCACCATAGGTCAATTCAAGGGCGAGCGGGTGGCCATCAAGAAGGTGAACGTAAAGAAGGTGGACCTAACGCCGCAGCTCCTCTGGGAGATAAAGCAGGCGCGGGATGTGAGCCACGAGAATACGGTGCGATTCGTGGGCGCCTGCATCGATCTGCCAAGACCGACTGTCCTTATTTTAACGGAATATTGCTCGCGTGGGAGTCTGAAGGATGTCCTGGAGAACGAGGCCATCGAGCTGGACTGGAACTTCCGCATGTCCCTAATCCACGACATCGTCAAAGGCATGAACTACCTGCACAACAGCGATGTGGCGGCCCATGGAAAACTCAGGTCCTGCAACTGCCTCATCGACGGACGGTTTGTGCTCAAGATATCCGATTTTGGGCTGAGGACTCTGACCACTCCCTCGGATTTTGTGCGGGATCAAAACTATTATCTAA AGCTTCTGTGGATCGCCCCGGAACTTCTCCCACTGACCTCCATTCCGGGTTGCTGCCCGGCCACTCAGCGCGGCGACGTCTACTCCTTCGGCATAATTCTAGAGGAGATCGTCAATCGCGGTGGACCCTACCAGGAGGCCCGCCAGCAGATGGACGTCCATACGATCCTGCACAAGGTGCGCCAGTGCAGCGGATTTAGGCCACTCATCCGAGAACGTGAGTGTCCGCCGGATCTGCTGGAGCTCATGGAAAAATGCTGGGCGGACAACCAGGAGGAAAGGCCCACATTCTCCACGATACGCAGCAATATTCGCACCATAATGAA GGGCTTTTGTGAAAACCTAATGGACGACTTGCTGAACCGCATGGAGCAGTATGCCAACAATCTGGAGAGCCTTGTCGAGGAGAAAACCCGTCAGTTGAGCCTGGAGAAGCAGCGCACCGAGGAGCTGCTCTACCAGATCCTCCCACGTCCCGTCGCCCAGCAACTGATGGCCGGCGATCTCGTGGAGCCGGAGGAGTTCAGCAGCGTGACGATTTACTTCAGTGACATCGTCGGCTTCACCGAGCTCTGTGCCCGCAGCAGTCCCATGGATGTGGTCAACTTCCTGAACGACCTGTACAGCACCTTCGACCGGATCATTGGTTTCTACGATGTCTACAAGGTTGAGACTATTGGCGATGCGTATTTGGTGGTCTCGGGATTACCAGAGCCCAATGGCGATAAGCATGCCCGCGAGATTGCCCTGATGGCCCTGGACATTCTGCAGGCGGTCAGCTCCTTCAATCTCCGCCACAAGCCGGAGTACAAAATCCAGATTCGTATAGGGATGCACTCGGGATCCGTTTGCGCCGGAGTCGTGGGCAAGAAGATGCCTCACTACTGTTTGTTTGGGGACACCGTCAACACGGCATCGCGGATGGAGAGCACCGGCCAGCCGGGAAAGATTCATGTTTCCTCCGCCACCAAGGTTATTTTGGATAAGTTTGGAACCTTCCAGTTGGAGCAGCGCGGCGATGTTGAGCTGAAGGGCAAGGGCACCGTGACCACCTACTGGCTGAACAGCACCACCGAGGGCGAGGCACGACCGCCCACTCCCCAGATCCTCACCACCGACGAGGTGCCTTTCCCGCTGCTCTTCGCTGGGATGGGAAAGTAA